The Candidatus Neomarinimicrobiota bacterium nucleotide sequence TGTCGAAGAGGAGCCGTGGAAGACGGATACTACCAACGTGAAGTATGTGCCCACCCAGGTTGAGACGGGCGATTATGCCCTGTTTCTAAAAAAGGCTTCCGTAGAAATAAAATTTGAGGAGAAAAAATTTCTCCTCGTACCCCAGGCGGCCATTCTTGTCCTGGTCCGGGAACAGCTTACCTGAGCACCTGGCTGTTCAATCCCCAATCATACTGATCGAATCTCACGCTGTATTCCTCGATCACCCGGTGCCTTTCTTCGTCAGAAAGCCCGGGTAGGTAACG carries:
- a CDS encoding co-chaperone GroES family protein; amino-acid sequence: MRIGKRQLIVIGDRVLIKPDESAEKSPAGLYLPPTVREKEDVWGGVVVEVGPGIPLSEPSNVEEEPWKTDTTNVKYVPTQVETGDYALFLKKASVEIKFEEKKFLLVPQAAILVLVREQLT